The window TGGCAGTCAGgcaatggaatactatacaggCATTAAAAAGATGGTGGAAGCTTTTAATGTTAAGACATGATATAGAATAGCCTCTACAATATGGtatcatttggggaaaaaaacatgtACATAATTGCTTATGTATGTGCACTGAATAAATCTGGAAGaatataaaagaaactgaagaggaaaactAGGTAGATGAGGCAGGTGTGGGAAGAAAACTTTTCGATGTATATatccttttatattttctgaattttgaattaCTACCAATTCAAAAGggtttaaaaatgaaacagatggagaaaggaatgaaagcACCTCTTAGCGTGTGGCTGGTGCTGCACCAGCAGGGACGCCAGGGGCAGGCGTGGGAAGCAGGCACGCTCACGGTACGCCCCAGCAGGAAAGACCTGCATCACCAGACTGATCATCCAGGTGAGTGTGCTGCTCACCAGCAACAGCCCACTGGTTCTAAGGTCTAGCTACGACCGGGCAGCATGCTTCTTGCTGAAAACATCTGCATCATGCTGGGGGCTCCTACTTTGAGAATACTCCTCTCCcatgggtggggggtggtcttCGTCCCAGTCCACAGAATCCTCATCCGTCAGCACAACAATGTGGcactctctctcccctttcttgGCACAGCCCACCATGATGGGCAGGATCAGCTCTTCGAGGTAGTGATCAAACTGCTTGTGAGCACCGTCATTGGACAGTTCATGCAGTAAAGCACCTGGGAGACAAAATGCAAGAGAACATCTGCTGCTCAAATGCAGGCATTACCGGAGTGAAAAGATGATGAGGTAAACGGCTGTTATCATTGGTAAGGTCCAGAAAAGTGGCTCACTTCAGGGCAGAGAATGTATCCTGCTCTGAGGTGATAATTAAGCTGAATTTGTTACATGCTTTACACATTCTACCAATCTCCTGTTTAATAAACCCGAGCATTCTGATCAGTTGAGGTTTTTTCAACATGCAATATCAGAACATAAACATTAATTTATGTTAATGGTTAACCCAAATAATGGTTAACCACTATTTGGGGATGCCTCTTTATAGCACCTCTTCTGAAGATGCTCTGGACTGCAATTTAGAGTACCACAGGAGAGGAATAATCTAAGGTTTGGAGACACCAAGGGACTTTCTCTAAGTGGGTACTAGACTCAGTGGAGAAACCACACATCCAGAGAACGTCATGGAACATCAAAGAAAATGTATCATGaactttaaagaattttaaaatcatttcacaaAGCTTAGGTAATAAGAGCGTGGAGTTTGTATTCAGACAATCAGTTATCCCAGCTTTAAAGTTTAGAGTTTTGAACAAgccaatttctccatcttttcatttgttaagtGAGATTATCACCCATCTTTCAAGGGTTAATTGTGAAAATTAATGCAAGTTCACATCTATAAAGCACTTAACAAACACTAAGTTACTGATAAACTGTAAGAAGTACCCAGCCACTTTATGTCCTGTGACTATTACTGAACCTTGTGTCATATCTGAGGATCAGTATCCTTATCTGTTAAAGAGTTGAGATCCCAAGAGAGGAAGCAGTTAGCCTGGTGACTCACGGGGTCAAGCCACCTTAGAGCCCACTCACGGTCCTGTGTTTACTTCCTCACAGAGTTTTGAAGCAAAAGAGGGAATGGTTAGTACCATGTCTCTTCTCTGCAGATGATCTTCAACCCACACTGAAAATGCTTTCTGTttagtaataaaaatgttaattctaAGCAAATTCAAAGTTTAGCTGCTCAAATGCAATTGGCAGCTTCTCCTGTACTCACTCAGATCTTGACATCGGATAGTGTTGAAGTCAAAGTTAATGCAGAGATAATCACATGTATCTCTAAGGTCTGGTATAGAGATGCCATCAGGACAATTGATGATACCAGTTTTGTAATAATCCtacaaagagattaaaaagaggaaatGTAGTCAAAGAACAAGATGAAAATGTCCCTCTTCAACCTTGACTCATTCATTCCTAGTTCAGGTAAAGTGCTGGGTTACGAGAACTATCACCAAGTTGGTGATTCATTAGACAGCAAAGTGACTCCTGGCCATCTTCACATGTTTAATCACAACCTGATACCTGAGTGAGCTCACACAAGCAAGAAGGACTTAAGAATtacaggaagagaaaataaagcaggaaaggCAATAACTAGAAATGACAAACCCTGAAGTCAGAGCAGTCTGAGGAACTCTGAAGGCTTCTGACTATGTATGCCCCCAGGGAAGAGGATGGAACACGAGGTCACTACGCACCAGCACCGTTCGGAACACAGTTGCACTGATTCCTTCTGCAATCTCATACTCGCCCTTCTCGTTGGGACGCGTGAAGTTGTACTCTCTTCCTGGTCCAAACATCCTGAAAGATACCCAGGCAACAGTGTTACCCTCTCCAAGCAGGATTCTCCACAGATGAAACTTCTCTCCCTTCTTCACCGTATCCTGGAAGACTCCATTCCCCTCTtacaatataattttaaacaGAGCACCAGGACTCAACCCCTATAAGACACACTTAAGTCTTAGGAAACTCCCTTCAGACAGAAAAAGGCGGCAGCAATTGCTTTCAGTGTTTGAGTGCAATGAGGAACAAAGCAGCCTCTCCAAGTCACCGGCAGTGAGCTTCTGTGGCGCACAGCGGCACCTGGGAAGTCTCCGGAGCACCGGCATCCTGGGTGACAGTGTCTCCTGCCCTGAGCCTTCCTGTTCCTCCTCCTCACCCATCAGTATGTACCCATCCAGCACGCCATCCTTGATTTTTCTGAGTTTTGCTTTTCAACATCTGATAGACGAATCTGAACTAGTTCGTGCAGATGTTAGTGCTTTCCCTTTCCTGGTACATTTTACAGCCGAGCTCTGGAAAAAATGCCCTTCTTCAATTCAGGGAGTTAACTAATGATGGGAATTTCAGGTCAAGCCAAAAAGGAGGGGAAGAACTAGATCATCAACAGTTTGACATATTTCAGAGAGGCAGGCCTGCTCTGGGCTGACTTCAGAGGTCATGAAGGCACAGGGAGGATCCAttcccatccctcctccctctctcagaTCCCTTCCAGAAAAACTGGCCCCATGACTCCTACTACCCCTGCTGCATGTCTGTGCAGGAGCTGTGGAAGGAGAAGCCAGCACAAAGGACAGGGCAGGTGGTATCGTCAGTCAGCCCAACAGGGACTCACTGCCTTTTCCTTCCTTAACCTGTTGGGAAGCCCTGCTGTCCAGCTGTTCAAAACTGTTATGCTCCACCCTGAACTGGCTGCTTTCCAAGGTCTGAAAAAAAGTCACATGCTCTCCAAATCTGCACTGTACATAAAAAATCCATCTGATAAAAGTAGTCTTCAAAGAATGCTGACTTTTTTCTGGAATGTTTTGGGTGAAGTGTAGCTTATTAGCAATGAATCAAAATAGTGAACAACATGCCATAAACATAACCCCACCTCAGAGCCATTCATCCAGGAGTGGCATGGATCTGCACTAATCATTCTGTTTCTCAGCTTGTCCCCTGTGACTAGTGGCCCACATCTGTATGCTCAGTGGCCAGGGATATGAATACTTTATGTAGCCACAGGACAGAACAAACCCAAGAAAACTGTCAGAATTCATGACCTCGGCTGACTCACTGATGAACCACCTAGATAAAGGAATCATTACCCAGAAAAcgcttgcctttcttttcttgagCACTACTTTCAGAGACAGCCTACTTCAGACAGATAGCCTATCCTAAGAAGCACCTTCTTTGGGGGACCTGGGGAGAAGTGGTGGTGAAGATACCAAGACTGAAGACATGAAGTCAAGTCTAAAACAGAAccaatttagaaaatgttttaatgttcTAGCTTAATCTTAAGTCATATGTTTAAGAAATATATAGGCTTGGCTTCAGTTAAAACTGACTGGTTCATCAGCCAGTTcatcatttgtatatatgtaagtAGACACATATTTGAATAGCTTAGATTTCACTTAGCCTAAAATTCAGCAAATGATGTGGTCCATTCTGATTTCTAATTCAGTTAAAATCAGTTCAAAGTCTGGAGAGAGGTTAAATCTTTAGGTAAGATCCACTATTAAGTACTAGATGAAAAGccaaatgtttgtgtgtgtatacactcaAATGATTTTACTCTTATCCCAGTCTGCTCTACACATTAAGGTGTGTTCAGCTGGCTAGAAGGAGAGCTCCTCACTCCCAGCCCAGGCTCTAAGAATACTTCTGGGACGGTAATCCTCCTCAACAGATGCTTTCCTTTTCCTAAACTCGAGCCATAAAAAGCTGGAGGCAGGAGATGCTGAGGGGAGAATAAGACTATATTCCGAATGAAGCAGCACAGAGAATGGAACATGAAGAACAGAGAGAGCCATCATCATAAAAAACAGCCAGCTACAAAGATCTAGTTTCAGAAAGCTTGATTAGTGATGGAGGTCTTAGAAATTGATGCCACCTGGACCTTTTGCACTCCCCTTTGTCGGGGCTCAAAAGTACCTAGCCCCCAAAATCACCAACACATGTAAGGTTTTTATGCTGTTTCACGAAAGTATCAAGGTAGAAAAGTAAGCAATTCAATGTTTTCATTCTCACATCTAATGCAAGGCAAACAGCAGGTATTTCTATTCATAGAGAAGAGAGTGAATTTGGAAGGAAATTATTATCAATTACCTGCCCAACATGGTATCCGGATGAGCAGTGAAAATCTGTGGGTTGACAACGAAGCGTGTGCCGTCCACAAGAAGTGTCACTTTCTCTGGCCCCTGAGAGTGAACGTTACAGCCAAAGCCCACAGCGCTGTTTCCAAATCGCTCCGGAGCAATGAAGGGTTCATGATTCCGTTTATTCCCACTCTGGAAGCAAGAGCCTTTGACATCTTCAGGAAGTGACATCATGTGAGGGAACGGAAGATTTGCTGGCTGAGAGGCAGAGTCAAGTGGAAGGTCTAAAAGATCATACgatacaaacaaaccaaaataactTGACAGCAAAAAGCCTcgggagaaaaataaactttatccttttaaaaaaacaagaacaaaaaacattaaataaaagatCCCCAAGCTTTAGGTATCCAAAGGCAAAAACTTGTCTAGAGcacataaagaaaaaacaaactcgAGACTCAAACTGGATGCCCAGGAGCTTTTTCTTCTGCGTTGTGTATGTTTTTGTGTGCTGGGGAGAGGGCAATGAAGGCAGTAATGCCCGCACTCTAAAAATATAACTAttagggaatttcctggaggTCCCGTGGTTAGGCCtcactgcttccactgctgggggcccaCGTTTGATCCCCGTTCAGGGAAGGAAGTCTCGCAAGCcatggggcatggccaaaaaataaaatgattgaaCACTGGAGAAGAATTTCTACGGAAAACAAGCAACCCTCTGCCATATTTTCAAACCTCCCCTAGTCTTGTTTCACAggcactttattttcattttcacttctatCTCTAAATACTGACCATATTTCCTGCATTTTAAGAAACTTGGTAACTTCATCAGTCAACACTATTAGTTTTCTACATTCttaaaaaacatttctaaattttattttccaaaaaggaTAGTGATAGTCTCTTAATTGCCCCACTTTTCCTAGAAATTCattgaaaaatgcattttcattATGCATAGGGGAATCCTAACATTACCAACACCATTTTCTGAACAGACAGGTCTTGCTCTCAATGGAAAAGTTCCAATGCAAATGGTCTTGGATTAGAATTCATTCATGGaatcaaaatttttgttttagtatCACCAAAGAGCCATTTCCTTAAAGAATTTGACTTTTCTAAACCTGATTCATTATCTGTAAAGTGAAAATAACGTTCACTCCACCTACCTCACAGGATTGGTTTGACTATCAACTGAAATAAAGTATGCAACAGCACTTAAAAATGTGTAAtaccacctcatgtgaacaggCTGAAAACCAGATATCTGAAATCTGGCTGTATACAGAAGAtgataaggaaaaaatattttcaaaaggattaccagaagatttttaaaaaaatttttttggccacaccatgcagcatttgggatcttagtttcctgaccaggtatcaaacccgcaACCCCTGCAGTGGGGGTGTGGATGGCTTGGGAAGTCCCAGAAGATTCTTTGAATTAGGGAGTTCTCCTAGTATATTTTATGTTAATGgaaaataatgtgttttttttaaatgaaaaatttcaaatatatcaaAGCCTAGAGTTAATACAGTATGTATACATCACCTGGATTTGCTTAGTTAACATTTTCCTAAATTTTCTTCACActtttttagaaagaaatgaaatgttatAGGTACAATTTAATCTCTCACTCCCACCCTTCATGTCTCTCCCACTCTTcacgtcttttaaattcatttacaaTAATTCACGAACAGGATTACTGCCCATGACCTCTGAGAAATTAGTTTTATTTCAGGCACTTAAGATAATCAAATAAACTGTTAGCTAGAGTATACTTGATTTTTCCCcatttgcttctgctgctgctgctaagtcacttcagtcgtgtccgactctgtgtgaccccacagatggcagcccaccaggctcctccgtccctgggattctccaggcaagaacactggtgtgggttgccatttccttctccaatgcatgcatgcatgctaagtcgcttcagtcgtgtctgactgtgcaaccctatggacaccaggctcctctgtccacgggattctcgaggtaagaatactggagtgggttgccatttccttctctacatttgCTTCTAGaggaaaggaaaccaaaatttagaCCAAAAACCTGTTTAGGGTTCACATCCTATAGCCTCTGGTAAATTTTCAATGTGGCTCTCTGTTTGGATACCAGGAGCTAAGTTTCTACATAATCCTTGGGCAAGCTTGTAGCAAGAAAAACTTTAATCACCAAGCCAGGCTTTCAGCACTGTaagtgctgtttttaaaaatgaaactaggTACCTAATTTATTACTTCAGTTCTGCAGAATACTTGATTTTTCCTCCAGCAAAGAGGCAATTAAATTGGGCTGATTCCTGAAGGATGCCTCAGGTTCCATCCTACTTAAATGGGTGAGCAGGAGGAGATTCGCTGCATAAATTCTCTGTAATGGGCACTCTAGGGTGGCAGGTACACTCTGCTTTTCTGTCAGCAAAGGCTAGCCAGAAAGACACAGGTTTAAATCCCAGTCCCCCACCTCTTAGCAGTGTGAACCTGAGCAAGTTACTAATAACCTTTgaagcctcagcttccccatctgtaaaaagaTTAATCTAAGCAGGGATCAGCAAACTTTCTGTGAAGAGCTAAAAAGTAATTATATTTGGCTTTGTGGGTCACAGTCTCTGCCACAGTGCAGGAAAGTAGCCATAGACAGTATGTAAACAAATGGGCGTGATGGCTgtgtttcaaatttttatttataaaaacaggcagtGGTTCAGAGTTGATCAGTCTGCCacccttgatttaaaaaaataaaattttagcacagtgagtgctcaataaatggtaactgctattatttttgttgctactgtttttattaaaagttaaaaagaaccTAACTATTTATCAAGAGCCTTGACATCCATTAACTCAGTATCTTCTAGCCTTGTGAGGTAAGGAGAATATTAACATCCTTGCTGTCTAGATTAAGAAAGCAGGGCTCAGAAAGAGTAAGGCACTCATTCATGGTTACAGCTAGAATGTGAATCTCCAAACCCAAGACTATTTTTCTTATACTATTATCACCAAGTTAGATGTACTAAACTGATTAAGTAAATGgagattttaaagcaattatactctaatttaaaaaaggacTTCTCTAGCTGTCCAGGGGTTACGACTCCGTGCTTTCAATCCGGggtcacaggttccatccctggttaggaaactaagattccatgtgccacatggcacagccaaataaataaattttttttaaagtggagatTTTTTGGTAATAGCTTTATATAATTGTGATATGTAAGCTAAGCCAATTAACTGGATATATTATTTAGAGTAAGAACATTTATGCCTTCTGGGAGAATAGGTGCTCAGGTGTCAGAGAGCCCTCCAGACTAAAGAAAGAGCTAATCATCATACCATCATTCCTGGGACCTAGAGGATAAGTAAGATTTTGAAGACCAGAAGAAGCTGGACcgtttgcttctttttcttgagCTGCAGCCGAAGCTTCATCCATCAGGCAGCTGGCCTCCTGCCGCAATAACCTGTCGCTCTCAGTGCCGCGGTGAACATTCATCCTTGGACTGTGTATCCTGAACTGTCTGCTTGATCACAGGGAAATCCTGGAAGACAGCAATATGCACAATTTAGAACTAACTAGAGAACTCTCAGAGAGTTCTTATTCTTGTTTTGAGAAGAAATGACATCTTAAACATTTCTGTGATTTTATACTGAGAGGAATTGGGCTGACTTAAGTTGTATTTACCAAATCACAAAGAACACTGATAAACTTGTTACTAGggaataattttaaactttatttataaacagaCATCAAATCTACTGACTTTGCCCATATTCACATTCAATTCTGCGTATTAACTGGTGGTAAAATAACTTGGTGGTGTTTATACCACAGATTCACATAAGGGACAGAGAGTTCAAATTgtcaattaaagaaaaccagcccATATGTCTCAAAAACTTGAGAGATACATTCCCCAACAGTTGAGCGCTAGGGAATGAGCAGCGCAACTACAGTGCTAGTGTGACAGTTGAAACCGGAAGTCATGGgcgctaaaaataattttttttaataataaatttaggTATGGTGCTCGAGTTCTCCTTTGTAagttctctctttcactttctgtacCTTTTGCCTGACCCCTATCTAAAATTACAACAAGATGTCACTGGTTATGAGCCTAACTCTCTCCAGCAGCGCACAGCCGTGGTGAACGGCACCTCCCGAGGCACGCCGTGCGCCGCGCAGCCGCTGCTTGGGCAGGATGGCCGCCTCGCGCCTCTCTTCTGGGTGACCACCCTGCCCGCAGCCTTTCCACCCTCCGGGGCTGCCCAGCGGCCGCAAACATCCCTGAAAGTCATCCTACTTAGCACGTTCACTGTTATATTCGACTGGGTTCCACTAGGTGTTCTGATAGAAGAGGCATATCACTAGCAATGCTTATGCCTGAGGGTTGCATGAAAACAATATAGGAGGAAGAAGTTATGCTTTAGGAAGAAATTTCATcactaagatcaggaacatgTTTTAATAACAACTCTGAATTTCCTGACATGCAAGCACGTAGAGGTGCCAATAAACACTTTAAACTGTGCATTTGATTTTTTATAACTTCATAATCTATATTAGTACATTTTTGAGCATAACGATTGATCATTTAGTCCTGTTTTAACTTGCACAAAATATCAATATAATAATGAGCCCTTTTTAAGAAAGGAGCCAGTACAGATGCCTGAAAGCAAATAATTTTAGAGAGACACTTCCACAGTTGATGAAATCTTAAATTCAGACAATAGCTCTTACAACGTAAGGCACACTGAGGAGATAAAGTGAACGTTCTGTTGGAAAACCGGACAAATGGCTACAGCTTTTTCCAGATTACcctttcttaaagaaaaatgtatttatgtatttacacaAAACATGTGGCCCCTTAAAATTGATCCCTAGCAACTGGTAAAGTCAAATAGAATCACCACTGCCTTCAAGTTTGACTCAGAAGATGTCAAAATGAAAATCAAGTCTAGAGAATAAGATAAAGAAGATCCATGAAACTGGACAAAGCATTACTAACACAGGAAGGACCAAAAGGCGGTCTGCTTCTGTCAGCTTAACTGGTTTTGAACCACGTTCCACTCTGTGTACTGGCGCTGCTTAACTCTTCACTAGCTGCTCCAGAACCAAGTTCAAACTTCTTTTTGTTGCTCTCCAAAATATCTCTTGGAACAAAACAACTTTGGATAAACAGATTTCTTGAGAATCCGCACAGACTAGACCATTATATAAGTTACTTCATTTATTCCTTACAATGTGTGAAAAAGTTTCATTATAATAGActataatgaaaacattttcttccCAGTCTATGAATAATACCAGGGCTCAAAATTCAGTTTAACTTACAACAatgaattaataaacagaaagatATGCTTGAAAATTAGCAGGGGCAGGTATCtccaatgaagaaaaagaaagtaacctGCTGAGCACTTGACaagcattttatttgtatttagttaatttttattataaataaaacatgaaaattctCCCTcttaggagcctggtaggctgcagtccatggggtcgcaaagagtcggacacgactaagcaacttcactttcacttttcactttcatgcattggagaagcaaatggcaacccactccagtattcttgcctggaaaatcccagggacggtggagcctggtgggctgccgtctatggggtcgcgcagagtcggacacgactgaagcgacttagcagcagcagcaaaagaatTCAAGCGTTATACAGGTATACTATAAAAGCATATCATTTGTAAAAAACATACAAACTATACATTCTCACTCtgtaatatgcttttttttttttttttgaaattaacaTTCTAAAGCCACCCATGTTAGAAGACACATCTATCTAGTTCACTAATTTTTAACTGCTGTGTAATATTCTACGATTCTGCTTTCCTATCTATGAATTAAGTTGTTTCTAACCATTACAATGTTTCAATAAATAGGATCAGCGTGTACCATGAAATTCCAAGAGAGGACCCAATTTGCAGTTTCTCCAAAAGAATTTGgcctcaaaacattttttttccccaagaaaccGTCTCAGGATTAATGCTTAGTGGCACACACTTTAAGAAACCACCATCATTTCTCAAAGTCCCCTATAAACTAATTCTTCTATAATCCTAGAATGACAGAAGAAAACACTCTTGATCTATGAAATCTAAGAAGCAAACTGACAGATACTGAATTCTTCAACAAGTAACAAAGCAATGAGTTTCAACATTTTGGTAAGGGTCTGCTCCCCTTCCAGGATGGATGTTTCATTCAACtttgaatgtatatttttattgccTACCATGGCTCATTTCTGTAACCATCCCCCAAATGCATCTTGGTCCTCAGAATAgatctaagaaaaaaagaaaagaaagaaagaaataagcaaaGCACTTGAATATAGTTCTCCATTGCTACAAAACTGTTTGTGGCCAACACAGACCTAAAAGTCATAACAGTATACAATGATAAGAACCAAAGGATCATGACACACCcctgaactgaactctgtaaCAGTAACTGAAGAGACTGCTTCAGAAAAGAACTAGGAATTACAGATATATAAATAATGGAACTCTGACTGTATAGctgtgaaacaaaacaaacatccaGCAAGCCAGCTCAAGCATCATTTCCACACAGTATGTAAAACCATGTTTTAAACACTCTAAAGAgctacacaaatatatatatttatctattttattatctattatttatctattctgtattatttatctatttcatagGCCTCCTGTGAAGGCCCCTATTTTGTTAAAGAGTTGCTCTAGCAGACCCGGAATGGAAAAACCTTTATTATAATCTCCCCACCTTGGAAAATTTGTGTACAATCTTTGATAGTGGAATTTGCTCCATATAGTCTTTGCACCTAAAAAAAATGACATGTTGGTTTCTCCCTAGAACATAGTCCCTCTCAAGTATTAATCCATAATGAGTctatgtattttcttctttttacttacAATTCCCTAATCAATTATTTATGAAGAAAACGAGATTATGGAAACGTGATTTGTGTAACTGAGTTCAGATCTTGCAACTGAACTATTCAGATTTTGAAAATGTAGTTAGAATGCCTATGGGGCCAAACTTCACATGGACAGATCTCAAAAGCATAATGCCTTCAGACTGCTAATGATACGAGGGTATAATCTTTTACAAAGTAGGATCCTTTTATACTTCAGGACCATGCCTCCAATCTATGTAAAAGCTGGATGGTAAAGATGAGGCAAGATGCCACAGAATTTGGTAAACAAACCAATCTACCCTTCATCTATACTCCACACTTAAATTTAGAAAGTAATTACATTGCCAACCTTCATTCCAGACTGACAAATCCTAGTCCTTTCAGTCTGTTCTTATGTGAAAACCACTACATTTGTTTAACTATGTTAACTGCTTATCATTGACTTTGGTCTAGTTCCGTTATGCTTTTTTCTTACTTCACAGCAAGGAGAACTCTGCTAATGTGTTCTATTAAAGGGGAATAGGTTTTCCAGTTGTGCTTCACATGTGCTCTCTGGTGATGATACCCAGGATCTCTGGAATAGGTTAAAAAGGGGTGAAGGTGAGGGGAGAGACAACAGAAGTGATATATACGATCTAAAAATGTCCACAAGATCTCCTCCTAGGATGTTACTGATAGCTAAGAGCCTGCCATCTTCAAGATGGAGGATATATGTTTAACCCAACTCCACTgaaggttttcttttcacttcctttGCGTGTGTATTCTTAATGTTCAAATCTCAGAAGAAATtctgttttctggtttttctttttctaggttatttctaaaaatattcagtGAGACCACTTCAGTATTAATAAGCCCATATAAAATCTATCCATATGATTTCTAAATCTCATAGTTTCCCCACAGTATGTTCCCAAACCCATAATAATTTAACAAAGAAAAGAGACCTCTGTTGCTAGGTTATTTTCGCTGGGTTCTCCCTTCCCTCACACTTGCTATCTTCATCAAAGAAGTCTAGCAGACCGCTGAGATGAACACTTCTTAGAGACCTCGTTACACTGCTCCCCAAATATGATTCTCTATCATGGCTCCACTTCTTACAGCTGCTGCCCTGGGCAGGCTTCTAGGTCTATGTCTCAACCTCCTCACTTGTAAGAGAGGAGGATAGCCATTAACCACACAGGGCTGATACAAGGGATGAAATGAGGCAATTTCTTATCGTGCTTAGTATAATGCATGGCACACAGTACTCAATAAAGTTGACTATTGTTATTCCCAAGCCATAGAATCTGCAAAGAAACTTTCAGAAATCTAATCTTATTTGAAACTGAAACAACCCTCGGAGAAAGACAGTAATTATCTTCACAACAGGTTTTAGAACGGTTAGCAGCTTTGCCTAAATCACAACTGCAGCTAAGAAGCAAGGGCAGATTCCAAACCTAGGTCTTTtgatttccatattcttttcatcTAATCATACTGCttcccccaaatcatcctgcCTTTCATCC of the Bubalus kerabau isolate K-KA32 ecotype Philippines breed swamp buffalo chromosome 3, PCC_UOA_SB_1v2, whole genome shotgun sequence genome contains:
- the KCTD20 gene encoding BTB/POZ domain-containing protein KCTD20, which translates into the protein MNVHRGTESDRLLRQEASCLMDEASAAAQEKEANGPASSGLQNLTYPLGPRNDDLPLDSASQPANLPFPHMMSLPEDVKGSCFQSGNKRNHEPFIAPERFGNSAVGFGCNVHSQGPEKVTLLVDGTRFVVNPQIFTAHPDTMLGRMFGPGREYNFTRPNEKGEYEIAEGISATVFRTVLDYYKTGIINCPDGISIPDLRDTCDYLCINFDFNTIRCQDLSALLHELSNDGAHKQFDHYLEELILPIMVGCAKKGERECHIVVLTDEDSVDWDEDHPPPMGEEYSQILYSSKLYRFFKYIENRDVAKTVLKERGLKNIRIGIEGYPTCKEKIKRRPGGRSEVIYNYVQRPFIQMSWEKEEGKSRHVDFQCVRSKSLTNLVAAGEDVLEDQEILMHHPPQVDELDRLNAPLSQMASNDFQD